One part of the Halopenitus persicus genome encodes these proteins:
- a CDS encoding halocyanin domain-containing protein, with product MSDRTRNAGRSLDRRTYLSATAAVGATLLAGCSGGGNGNGGGNGNGGGNGGGNGNGGGSEYLSEEPNYDGWFDDVSNYEGQTLDRRDADGVTVDVGAGDGLQFAPPAVAVSTGTTVTWEWTGQGGQHNVAAEDGSFESERTDEEGYTFEHTFESAGTYTYVCTPHEAVGMKGAIVVE from the coding sequence ATGAGCGACCGAACACGGAACGCGGGACGAAGCCTCGATCGGCGAACGTATCTCTCGGCGACCGCGGCGGTCGGCGCGACGCTGCTCGCGGGCTGCTCGGGCGGCGGCAACGGCAACGGCGGCGGCAACGGCAACGGCGGCGGCAACGGTGGCGGGAACGGCAACGGTGGCGGAAGCGAATACCTCTCCGAGGAGCCGAACTACGACGGCTGGTTCGACGACGTGAGCAACTACGAGGGACAGACGCTCGACCGCCGCGACGCCGACGGCGTCACGGTCGACGTCGGGGCTGGCGACGGATTGCAGTTCGCCCCGCCCGCGGTGGCGGTCTCGACCGGCACCACGGTGACCTGGGAGTGGACCGGCCAGGGCGGCCAGCACAACGTCGCCGCCGAGGACGGATCCTTCGAGTCCGAGCGGACCGACGAGGAGGGCTACACCTTCGAGCACACCTTCGAGAGCGCGGGGACGTACACGTACGTCTGTACGCCCCACGAGGCGGTCGGGATGAAGGGCGCGATCGTCGTCGAGTAA
- a CDS encoding cupin domain-containing protein gives MEIVTDADVEATEAADGVHLTQEAAGEHTSVQGFTIEPGATVPEHRHDHEQAGVVTAGTLTFLIAGEERPVSAGESYVIPGDEPHAAVNRGDVPVEGYDVFSPPRLDPDWLAE, from the coding sequence ATGGAGATCGTCACCGACGCGGACGTCGAGGCGACCGAGGCCGCCGACGGCGTCCATCTGACCCAGGAAGCCGCGGGCGAACACACGAGCGTCCAGGGATTCACGATCGAGCCGGGCGCGACGGTGCCGGAGCACCGGCACGATCACGAACAGGCCGGCGTGGTCACCGCCGGGACGCTGACGTTCCTGATCGCCGGCGAGGAACGACCCGTTAGCGCGGGCGAGTCGTACGTCATTCCCGGCGACGAACCGCACGCGGCGGTCAACCGCGGCGACGTGCCCGTGGAGGGGTACGACGTCTTCTCGCCGCCCCGCCTCGACCCCGACTGGCTGGCGGAGTGA
- a CDS encoding BolA family protein, translating to MELDAIEDLIEAEIPDAVASVTRPRVHNDEDEDDHYAATIVSPAFEGLSLVDQHQRVYDALGEHMTTDIHAMELQTYTPSAYADHGDGALDHELREAGLLPLEE from the coding sequence ATGGAACTGGACGCGATCGAGGACCTGATCGAGGCGGAGATCCCCGACGCCGTCGCGAGCGTCACGCGACCGCGCGTACATAACGACGAGGACGAGGACGACCACTACGCGGCCACGATCGTCTCGCCTGCCTTCGAGGGGCTCTCGCTCGTCGACCAGCATCAGCGCGTCTACGACGCGCTGGGCGAGCACATGACGACGGACATCCACGCGATGGAGCTGCAGACGTACACCCCGAGCGCGTACGCCGACCACGGGGACGGCGCGCTCGACCACGAACTGCGCGAGGCCGGACTGCTGCCCCTTGAGGAGTAG
- a CDS encoding class II fumarate hydratase translates to MGDDYRIESDSLGEMQVPADAYWGAQTQRAVENFPISGITFGRRFVRALGIVKKSAAQANRDLGLLEEETAAAIVEAADEVIAGEHDDQFPVDVFQTGSGTSSNMNANEVIANRAAEIAGAEIGDRVVHPNDHVNYGQSSNDVIPTAMHVAALEAVEKDLIPGLETLRTALEEAETEFDGVVKTGRTHLQDATPIRLGQEFGGYRTQVEKGIKRVGDVRLHLRELALGGTAVGTGLNTHPDFPELAAEYISEETNTTFREADNHFEAQAAHDAMAEAHGALRTVAGSMNKIANDLRLLASGPRNGLGEIEQPENQPGSSIMPGKINPVVAESVNQVHKRVIGNDATISAGAARGEIDLNLYKPVLAHSFLESAALLANAAETFGEKFVAKLEANEDYCAEQVDRSMALATALNPAIGYDKASKVAKRALDEDKTVREVAVEAGYLTEEEADEVLDPERMTHRGILGDD, encoded by the coding sequence ATGGGAGACGACTACCGGATCGAATCGGACAGCCTCGGAGAGATGCAGGTCCCGGCGGACGCCTACTGGGGCGCACAGACCCAGCGTGCCGTCGAGAACTTCCCGATCTCGGGGATCACCTTCGGTCGACGGTTCGTCCGCGCGCTCGGGATCGTCAAGAAGTCCGCGGCGCAGGCCAACCGTGACCTCGGGCTGCTTGAGGAGGAGACGGCCGCGGCGATCGTCGAGGCGGCCGACGAGGTCATCGCGGGCGAGCACGACGACCAGTTCCCCGTCGACGTGTTCCAGACCGGCTCGGGCACCTCCTCGAACATGAACGCCAACGAGGTCATCGCCAACCGGGCCGCCGAGATCGCCGGCGCGGAGATCGGCGACCGCGTCGTGCACCCCAACGACCACGTCAACTACGGGCAATCGAGCAACGACGTGATCCCGACCGCGATGCACGTCGCCGCCCTCGAGGCGGTCGAGAAGGATCTCATCCCGGGGCTCGAAACGCTCCGGACGGCCCTCGAGGAGGCCGAAACCGAGTTCGACGGCGTCGTCAAGACGGGGCGAACCCACCTCCAGGACGCGACGCCGATCCGGCTCGGCCAGGAGTTCGGCGGCTACCGGACGCAGGTCGAGAAGGGCATCAAGCGTGTCGGCGACGTCCGGCTCCACCTCCGCGAGCTCGCGCTCGGCGGGACGGCGGTCGGAACCGGCCTCAACACCCACCCCGACTTCCCGGAGCTGGCGGCCGAGTACATCTCCGAGGAGACGAACACGACCTTCCGCGAGGCCGACAACCACTTCGAGGCGCAGGCCGCCCACGACGCGATGGCCGAGGCACACGGCGCGCTCCGGACCGTCGCCGGGTCGATGAACAAGATCGCCAACGATCTGCGCCTGCTCGCCTCCGGCCCGCGGAACGGCCTCGGGGAGATCGAACAGCCGGAGAACCAGCCCGGCTCGTCGATCATGCCCGGCAAGATCAACCCGGTCGTCGCCGAGTCGGTTAACCAGGTCCACAAGCGCGTGATCGGCAACGACGCGACGATCAGCGCCGGCGCCGCCCGCGGCGAGATCGACTTGAACCTCTACAAGCCGGTTCTGGCGCACAGCTTCCTCGAGTCCGCCGCGCTGTTGGCCAACGCCGCCGAGACGTTCGGCGAGAAGTTCGTGGCCAAACTCGAGGCGAACGAGGACTACTGCGCCGAGCAGGTCGACCGCTCGATGGCGCTGGCGACCGCGCTCAACCCGGCGATCGGCTACGACAAGGCCTCGAAGGTCGCCAAACGGGCGCTCGACGAGGACAAGACCGTCCGCGAGGTCGCCGTCGAGGCGGGCTACCTCACCGAGGAGGAGGCCGACGAGGTGCTCGACCCCGAGCGGATGACCCACCGCGGGATCCTCGGCGACGACTGA
- a CDS encoding methylated-DNA--[protein]-cysteine S-methyltransferase, which translates to MKVSVQSRTLEIDETYVAEPPAEIRDQIRAYDRGDRRAFDLSVTTPDGLTGDVMAAMTEIPYGETRTYGEIAAAVGSAPVAVGQACGRNPVPIVVPCHRVVGSDGTLGGYSAAGGVATKRRLLEFESRRAGPGSVQTRLPTGREGPRE; encoded by the coding sequence ATGAAGGTATCCGTCCAGTCACGGACGCTCGAGATCGACGAAACGTACGTCGCCGAGCCGCCCGCCGAGATCCGCGACCAGATCCGTGCCTACGACCGCGGCGACCGCCGCGCGTTCGACCTGTCGGTGACGACTCCGGACGGGCTGACCGGCGACGTGATGGCCGCGATGACCGAGATCCCCTACGGCGAGACCCGGACGTACGGCGAGATCGCGGCAGCCGTCGGATCCGCCCCGGTCGCGGTCGGGCAGGCCTGCGGACGCAACCCCGTACCGATCGTCGTCCCCTGTCACCGCGTGGTCGGAAGCGACGGAACGCTCGGGGGGTACTCGGCGGCAGGGGGCGTCGCGACGAAGCGGCGGCTCCTCGAATTCGAATCGCGACGGGCGGGACCCGGCTCCGTCCAAACGCGGCTCCCGACCGGCCGGGAGGGACCGCGGGAGTGA
- a CDS encoding rhodanese-like domain-containing protein: MVEEISPEDVESKIDDENVQIVDIRGPGQFKRGHIPGAINVPMSDLPSRIDEHEWGDEIVVACPIGQSSVQAAKLISSFEAVDDDARVASMAGGYREWNGELQTES, from the coding sequence ATGGTCGAGGAGATCTCCCCCGAGGACGTCGAGTCGAAGATCGACGACGAGAACGTACAGATCGTCGACATCCGCGGACCGGGTCAGTTCAAGCGCGGGCACATTCCGGGCGCGATCAACGTCCCGATGAGCGACCTCCCGAGCCGCATCGACGAGCACGAGTGGGGCGACGAGATCGTGGTCGCCTGCCCCATCGGACAGTCGTCGGTCCAGGCCGCGAAGCTCATCAGCAGCTTCGAGGCGGTCGACGACGACGCGCGCGTCGCGAGTATGGCGGGCGGCTATCGGGAGTGGAACGGCGAGCTTCAGACCGAGAGCTGA
- a CDS encoding SDR family oxidoreductase has protein sequence MNVEFDFEGDVAIVTGAAGALGSATIEAFREAGATVAAVDVRAPDDEDAVLDPDDVEHFYRTDCTDEDAVRGTVDAVIADHGRIDYVLNVAGTWRGGTPIHETEVDAFDFLFDVNLKTTFLVSKHAIPHLRETEGAIVSVSARASLEGGEGDGIYRASKAGVRLLTETIAAENRGVVRANAVMPSVLDTPMNREMMTPSEEWVAPIEVARVMCALCSDATSVTSGAAVPVYGEA, from the coding sequence ATGAACGTCGAGTTCGACTTCGAGGGCGACGTCGCGATCGTGACCGGCGCGGCCGGGGCGCTCGGCAGCGCGACCATCGAGGCGTTTCGCGAGGCCGGGGCGACGGTCGCCGCGGTCGACGTCCGTGCGCCGGACGACGAGGACGCGGTCCTCGATCCCGACGACGTCGAGCACTTCTACCGGACGGACTGCACGGACGAGGACGCGGTGCGCGGGACCGTCGATGCGGTCATCGCCGACCACGGGCGGATCGACTACGTCCTGAACGTCGCCGGCACCTGGCGCGGCGGCACGCCGATCCACGAGACGGAGGTGGACGCCTTCGACTTCCTCTTCGACGTGAACCTGAAGACGACGTTCCTCGTCTCGAAACACGCGATCCCGCACCTCCGGGAGACCGAGGGGGCGATCGTCTCGGTCTCGGCCCGCGCCAGCCTGGAGGGCGGCGAGGGCGACGGGATCTACCGGGCCAGCAAGGCCGGGGTTCGGCTGCTCACCGAGACGATCGCCGCGGAGAACCGTGGCGTCGTGCGGGCCAACGCCGTGATGCCGAGCGTCCTCGACACGCCGATGAACCGCGAGATGATGACGCCATCCGAGGAGTGGGTCGCTCCGATCGAGGTCGCTCGCGTGATGTGTGCGCTCTGTTCGGACGCCACGAGCGTGACGAGCGGCGCGGCGGTCCCGGTCTATGGAGAGGCGTGA
- a CDS encoding pyridoxamine 5'-phosphate oxidase family protein, whose product MVTVQLEADEIDEILRTAGSGVLSLCNGTETYAVPESFGYDGDVLYFQLVHDDDSEKMAFIETTDAATFTVYDESPAESVIVRGPIETVPEDDRAVAMNAIAENAAIPTLNVSPTAALDDLSMNLYQLRPADVSGRAFGNRRDAAENGRRSARNGGQASP is encoded by the coding sequence ATGGTCACGGTACAGCTCGAGGCCGACGAGATCGACGAGATCCTCCGAACCGCCGGGTCCGGGGTGTTGTCGCTGTGTAACGGCACGGAGACCTACGCCGTGCCGGAGTCGTTCGGATACGACGGGGATGTCCTCTACTTCCAGCTGGTCCACGACGACGACAGCGAGAAGATGGCGTTCATCGAGACGACCGACGCGGCGACGTTCACCGTCTATGACGAGTCGCCCGCCGAGAGCGTCATCGTCCGTGGGCCGATCGAGACCGTCCCGGAGGACGACCGCGCGGTCGCTATGAACGCGATCGCCGAGAACGCCGCCATCCCGACGCTGAACGTCTCCCCGACCGCCGCGCTCGATGATCTCTCGATGAACCTCTATCAGCTCCGCCCTGCGGACGTGTCGGGACGGGCCTTCGGCAACCGACGCGATGCCGCCGAGAACGGACGCCGGTCCGCGCGGAACGGCGGCCAGGCATCGCCCTAG
- a CDS encoding NAD(P)/FAD-dependent oxidoreductase — MERVDVAIVGGGPAGSSAAHAAASAGADAIVFEKGVPRADREGIGPDSTDAAGILDYWVDIMGIHPDEFPDGVVQNELDRAEFRGPNTDCTLYHTGIDSSYDSFGYTFHRARFDDFLRERAEDAGARYRVQASVRDVETDGTVDPGRDDDPRHVLHLADGETVGADALVLADGPQRTVTNKVLDRYLPDGSKASERLASREANHIAYQEYRRFPEELYEEVRDAIVFWWGVMPGETAYPWVFPNQDRVCRVGLTMPIGIDIDDVDDRKSYQLLRPEDDAIPNGATYIERLLEWQYGDEYDLEEFPIVEDAGKRNGTETYAISSTKPIDSPTDAGIAVTGGAMGTTSAFHEGGDHVAVRTGAIAGELAAAGDLASYNRRWKEAIGDEVLRSAAMAEMVSEYGPADWDRVIDTADVMLAAETGGDLLKRTYSAGWGATKLLLRYKWTKRQLRGNYTQITADEYVY; from the coding sequence ATGGAACGCGTAGACGTTGCGATCGTCGGCGGCGGCCCCGCCGGGTCCTCGGCGGCCCACGCCGCCGCGAGCGCCGGAGCCGACGCGATCGTGTTCGAGAAGGGCGTCCCGCGCGCCGACCGGGAGGGGATCGGCCCCGATTCGACCGACGCGGCCGGCATCCTCGACTACTGGGTCGACATTATGGGGATCCACCCCGACGAGTTCCCGGACGGGGTCGTGCAAAACGAGCTCGACCGGGCCGAGTTCCGCGGCCCGAACACGGACTGTACGCTCTATCACACCGGGATCGACTCCTCGTACGACTCCTTCGGCTACACCTTCCACCGCGCGCGCTTCGACGATTTCCTCCGGGAGCGTGCCGAGGACGCGGGCGCGCGCTACCGCGTGCAGGCGTCCGTCCGCGACGTCGAGACCGACGGGACGGTCGATCCCGGCCGCGACGACGACCCGCGGCACGTCCTCCACCTCGCGGACGGCGAGACCGTGGGAGCCGACGCCCTCGTGTTGGCTGACGGCCCCCAGCGGACGGTCACCAACAAGGTGCTCGACCGCTATCTCCCGGACGGCTCGAAGGCCTCCGAGCGGCTCGCCTCCCGGGAGGCCAACCACATCGCCTATCAGGAATACCGGCGATTCCCCGAGGAGCTCTACGAGGAGGTCCGGGACGCCATCGTCTTCTGGTGGGGCGTGATGCCCGGCGAGACCGCCTATCCGTGGGTCTTCCCCAACCAGGACCGGGTCTGCCGGGTCGGCCTCACGATGCCGATCGGGATCGACATCGACGACGTTGACGACCGCAAGTCGTACCAGCTGCTGCGGCCCGAGGACGACGCCATCCCGAACGGCGCGACCTACATCGAGCGCCTGCTCGAGTGGCAGTACGGCGACGAGTACGACCTCGAGGAGTTCCCGATCGTCGAGGACGCCGGCAAGCGGAACGGGACCGAGACGTACGCGATCTCCTCGACGAAACCGATCGACTCGCCCACCGACGCCGGCATCGCCGTCACCGGCGGCGCGATGGGAACCACCTCCGCGTTCCACGAGGGCGGCGACCACGTGGCGGTCCGGACCGGCGCGATCGCCGGGGAGCTGGCCGCGGCCGGCGATCTCGCGTCGTACAACCGTCGCTGGAAGGAGGCGATCGGCGACGAGGTGCTCCGCAGCGCGGCGATGGCCGAGATGGTGAGCGAGTACGGCCCCGCCGACTGGGACCGCGTGATCGACACCGCGGACGTGATGCTGGCGGCCGAAACCGGCGGCGACCTCTTAAAACGGACCTACTCCGCCGGCTGGGGCGCGACGAAACTGCTGTTGCGGTATAAATGGACCAAGCGACAGCTCCGCGGCAACTACACCCAGATCACCGCGGACGAGTACGTCTACTAA